The DNA region ATATCGCCTAGGCGATTTTCGGTCGCCGAGTATCACAAGTTGGCTGAGGTCGGGGTCTTGCGCGAGGATGATCGCGTTGAGTTGATCGACGGAGTGATTTCATCAAAAATGGTTCATTCACCCGTTCACGACGCCATCGTTTCTTGGATCGAGCAACAACTAAGACCGCATCTGCTCGATGGTTGGTTCCTCCGAATCCAAAGTACGATCACTCTCGATGATGCGAGTGAGCCGGAACCTGATCTGGCAGTGGTTCGTGGCACTCCGCTGACGTATCTGCAGCAGCACCCGCAAGGATCCTCGGTGGCGTTGGTCATCGAAGTCGCCGAAACCTCGCTTGGTCGCGACCGTTACAAGGCGACCGCCTATGCACGGGCCGGCATCCCAGCTTATTGGATTGTCAATCTAAAGCAGCGACGAATCGAAGCGTTTCGAGGCCCGGACGGGGCCGAGTACCGGGAATCGAATCTATTAGGGCTTGAAGATGGCCTTGCGGTTGAATTGGGGTTTGCCGACGAGACACGGTTCAACGTGGCCGATCTGATCCCTACTGTTGGGTAGCAACGGATTGGATTGAGTTGATCATCAGGTGACAAATCACAGGATATCTGCCCGGCTCTTCTTGCGCTCTTGCTGTAGTCTGTAGTCTGGCGACGGTTATCTGATTCTTGCGGCTAAAGCCTGAACTCCAGCAAAGCTGCCTTCCCCCGGAGTGTCCGGCTTTTTGCGGGATGTGCCGATTTGGCTGGTTTTGCTGCGATTGCGTGGGGAAACTTGTTTTCCCCGGCCGCTTTTCCTAGCCCAATTCGCTGTTGATCGGTAAACTAGAGAGCGTCAGTCCACCGATGGAGCGTTTTGGGCAATTTGCAGCGGGGTTTGCTCCAGCGATTCGGCTGGGCTTCACACCCTCTTCCGCTGTGGATCGAGCCCCCCAATCTGCCGTGCTGGCGGCGTGCTCCCTTGACCGAGTGTTTTTCCGATAAACTCCTCTTCGTGACCTCTTGCAACTATGAAAACATCCTATGACCGCGGTCTAACGTACTCCAAAGCTCCTGCGATTTCGGGCGCGGACTACGCGATGAGTGATCGAAGCGGCGATGGTGGCGGCCAGGGCAACTCGCCTGACTTGTTGGGCGCCCTGTGGCGATACCGATGGGCCGTGATCTTGGCCGGGATCGGTGGTGCCGTGCTCGGCTTCTTGGTTTTCTTGAAAATGCCGGAAACCTTTGAATCGGCAACTCGCTTGATGGTCGAATCGGACCGACCGGCGATTCTGGATACGATGACCGGCGATTTGGTGGGCGGTGTGCCAAGCATTGAGATTTTGGAGTCGCAACTGTTTAGCGACCGGGTGGTTTCGATGGCTTTTCGCGATGCACAGATGTTACCGTTTCACGAAGAATTCGAAGGTCAGACTATCGAAGCTAAGTTGCCCGAGTTCATTTCGGTTGCACATAAGTCGATGGAACTGGAGTCCGAGATCGACGATGTCCGGTCAGCTTCCTCGTTGGTCGCCGTGCTAAGATTCCAGCACACCAATCCGGAATTGGCTGAAGCGGCCGTCAATTCGTTTAGCGACGCGCTCCAGGCGTTTTTTAACGAACGACACAAAAGTTCACGTAGCGAGTTGATTGATATGATCTCGGACGCGATGGAGGAACTACATCCAAGACTGAGTGAATTGGAACGCCAGTATCGCGATTTCCGCCGAGACCGTCTGCTGGTATGGAACAATGATGGCGTGGCGATCAACCCGCATCGCGAACGGCAACTGTTCTTGACCGGTCGCCGCAGCGAAATGGTGGAACAGATGCGACAAAAAGCCGTTTTGGCTGCAGCGGTTCAGTCCATCTCGGACCAGTCCAGCGATCCTGAGATCGCCGTTGCTGTGATTAGCCAGCTGTTCAACATCAAGCTTTACATGCCGAACGATTCCGAGGACGCTGCAAAGCAACTGCGTGAAGAGGACGTACAACTGGCTCAGCTTCAACTGGACGAACAGTTGATCCCGCTGATGATCGAGCGGAACAAGTTTGCAAGTCAGTTCGGTGTCGAGCACCCAACCGTCCGTGATCTCGACAAAGAACTGACGATGATGAAGGACGAGCTTCGCCGAATCGTTGTCGAGCAAATCGATCGCCTGTTAGAGATCCGTCAAGAGAACCGGATCGAATTGATTGATCCGGAACAGCAAGCCAGGGAAGCGATTGACGCGATTTTGGTGGCTGCGAACGCCGAGGTTTCTTTAGTGCAGAGCCAAATTGGCGAGCTTGAAAAGCAGATCGCAGACGAGAAGCAGGAGGCGATCAAATTGGCGAAAGACGAACAAGACGACGCGGCGATGCAACGCGAAATCGAACAAACGTATGACTTGATGAGTCAATTGGAAGAGCAGTGGGCTCGAGTCAGTTTGACCGAAGAGACAGGGGGCACTCAAGTCGTCGAGTTGACGGCCCCGTCGATGGCCATGCTGGTCAGCCCCATTTTGATCAAGTGTTTGGGGATCGGAATCTTCTTAGGCTTGGTGCTTGGTTCCGGGGTGGCATTGCTGTTAGAGAAGAACGCGAACACGTTCCGTGATCCGGACGAGATTTCCGAATTGTTGGGCGTCCCCGTGTTGACTCACGTGCCGTTCTTCAAGGGTCGTCAAAAACGATTGAAGGAGGGCGAGATCGATCCGTACAAGGATTTGGACAAATCGCTTGGCGTGTTGCACCATCCCGCGTCGGTCGCTGCCGAGGCGATTCGGTCGTGTCGAACGGCGGTCTTCTTCGACACCGCGTCGGTCAAAGGTGGCAAGGTGGTACAGGTCACGAGCCCGTTGCCGGGGGATGGTAAAACCACCGTTGCGGGTAACTTGGCCTGCTCGATCGCCCAGAGTGGTAAACGGGTTCTGGCGATCGATTGTGACCTTCGTCGTCCTCAATTTACCGATAACTTTGCCCTACAAGATAAGATGGGCTTGACCAATGTGCTTAACGGCGAGTGTGATCCCGAGGATGCCTGCCATCAAACGCCTGTGGCGACCTTGCGGGTCATGCCCAGCGGGCCGATTCCGGCGAACCCGGCCGAAGCGTTGACGTTGCCGGAAATGAGCGAATTATTGGAAATGCTCCGCGAAGAGTACGACTTTATCATCATCGATACGCCGCCGTTGTTGGTGGTTACCGACCCGAGCATCACCGCCAGCATGACGGACGGCGTGATTTTGACATTACGAGTGCGACGTAAGAGTAAACCGAATGCGAATGAGTCGGTGAACATCTTGCGAGCGGTCGGTGCGAAGGTGCTGGGCGTGGTGATCAACAACTCGGACGAAGCGGGTGCGAGCGATGGCTACAAAGGATACGGCTATTACCGTTACGGCCGCTACACCGGTCGTTACCATCGACGCAAATCGGGCAATGGCAAGTATTACCGTCGCAGTGGCTCGAACCGCGCCGCACCTGTGGTGGTCGAAGGCCGCGGGATCGGGAAAATGCGAAAACCGAGAGCAGCCGAAGTGGTCAGCAGCGAAGGCAACGGCGTGATGGAGAAGGCGGATCAGGGTTTGTAGGTGGCGGATGCCAGATGCCAGATGTCAGATGTCAGATGTCAGATGTCAGATGTCAGGCGGCAACTGATGTGAGATGACGTGGGAAGGTTTGGCAGGCGGTTTGAGCCCGGCGGGGGCCGAGGGCAGCGCGAACGTATTGGCCGGATCCGCGTTTTGCGACAATTCCACATGGTTGCCCCC from Novipirellula artificiosorum includes:
- a CDS encoding Uma2 family endonuclease, translating into MSTSTPFPIKTDGDPSTISPRRFSVAEYHKLAEVGVLREDDRVELIDGVISSKMVHSPVHDAIVSWIEQQLRPHLLDGWFLRIQSTITLDDASEPEPDLAVVRGTPLTYLQQHPQGSSVALVIEVAETSLGRDRYKATAYARAGIPAYWIVNLKQRRIEAFRGPDGAEYRESNLLGLEDGLAVELGFADETRFNVADLIPTVG
- a CDS encoding polysaccharide biosynthesis tyrosine autokinase; translation: MKTSYDRGLTYSKAPAISGADYAMSDRSGDGGGQGNSPDLLGALWRYRWAVILAGIGGAVLGFLVFLKMPETFESATRLMVESDRPAILDTMTGDLVGGVPSIEILESQLFSDRVVSMAFRDAQMLPFHEEFEGQTIEAKLPEFISVAHKSMELESEIDDVRSASSLVAVLRFQHTNPELAEAAVNSFSDALQAFFNERHKSSRSELIDMISDAMEELHPRLSELERQYRDFRRDRLLVWNNDGVAINPHRERQLFLTGRRSEMVEQMRQKAVLAAAVQSISDQSSDPEIAVAVISQLFNIKLYMPNDSEDAAKQLREEDVQLAQLQLDEQLIPLMIERNKFASQFGVEHPTVRDLDKELTMMKDELRRIVVEQIDRLLEIRQENRIELIDPEQQAREAIDAILVAANAEVSLVQSQIGELEKQIADEKQEAIKLAKDEQDDAAMQREIEQTYDLMSQLEEQWARVSLTEETGGTQVVELTAPSMAMLVSPILIKCLGIGIFLGLVLGSGVALLLEKNANTFRDPDEISELLGVPVLTHVPFFKGRQKRLKEGEIDPYKDLDKSLGVLHHPASVAAEAIRSCRTAVFFDTASVKGGKVVQVTSPLPGDGKTTVAGNLACSIAQSGKRVLAIDCDLRRPQFTDNFALQDKMGLTNVLNGECDPEDACHQTPVATLRVMPSGPIPANPAEALTLPEMSELLEMLREEYDFIIIDTPPLLVVTDPSITASMTDGVILTLRVRRKSKPNANESVNILRAVGAKVLGVVINNSDEAGASDGYKGYGYYRYGRYTGRYHRRKSGNGKYYRRSGSNRAAPVVVEGRGIGKMRKPRAAEVVSSEGNGVMEKADQGL